The region TCACCCCGCCGATGGCGGGGACCAGCGCGCCGCGGCGGAAGACCACGCCCGGAGGCAGCGCATCCGCCGGCAATCCTTCCGGCGGCGGGACGACGGGGCCGAGCACGCGGTCGAGTACGCGGCCCAGCAGCCTCATCCGCCCTCACGCGTGTAGCCGTGCGTGCCGTCGCCGGGAACGCGGACGGTGACGGTGCCGCCGCGGTCCGTGCGCGCGACCGCAATGCCGCGGCGTGCGTAGCGGTCCAGGATCACGCGGTCGGGGTGGCCGTAGCGGTTCCGCAGCCCCGCGGAGATCACCGCCAGGTCGGGCCGCACCGCGTCCAGCAGCTCTTCGGACGACGAGGTGGAGCTACCGTGGTGACCGGACTTGAGCACCTGCGAGCGCAGCCCGGCGCCGTAGCGGCGCACCATCTCGTGCTCGGCCGGCGCCTCGGCATCGCCGGTGAGCAGCGCGGTGAAGCTCCCGTAACGGAGGTGTATCACGGCGCTAATCTCGTTCGCATCCGTGGCAACGTCAAGCGTTTCGGCGGCGGGCCACACGAAGTCGAGCCGCACACCGTCCACGGTGAGGGTGCGCCCCTGGCGCGCGGCGGTCCACACCACGCCGCGCTCCTGTGCCGTCTCCAGCGTCTCCAGGTACAGCGGGCTGCCCACCGCCAGGCCCGGCTCGATGAGCCGCCCCACCGGCAGCGCGCGCATCACCGCCGGCGCACCGCCGATGTGGTCCGCGTGCGGATGCGTGAGGACGATGGCCTCCAGACGCTCTACTCCACGGGCGCGCAGAAACGGAAGCACGCGCTTCTCGCCCGCGTCCATGCGCTCGTCGCGCGGCCCCGCATCGACCAGGATCCACCTGCCGGCCGGCGTGCGCAGGGCGATGGCGTCCCCCTGGCCCACGTCGATGAAGTCCAGCTCCAGCCCGTCGTCCGCGCCCGCGGCGAAGACCGGGAACGCGAGGAACGCCGAGCACGCGGCGGAGAGCGCGACCGCCCACCTTACGCGGGGCCGCAAGGCCCCTGCCAGGTCGAGTGACAGCAGGCACACGAGCGCCACCGCTGCCCAGAGCGGCCACTGCGGCGGGCTCACCTCAGCGTGGCCCCACGGCACCGCGGCGGCCAAATCCACGACGCGGTTCAGCAGGTCCAGCGCCATGCCGGTGCCGTCCGCCAGCAGGCGTGCGAGCGGCGGGCACACGGGCTCCACCAGCGCCGCGGCGCCCACGCCCACGAGCGCGAGGCTGGTGAGGGGGATGGCGGGCAGGTTCGCGAGGATCGAGATCGGGGCGACCTGCCCGAACTGCGATGCGACGACCGGGGCCGTCGCCAGGAACGCGGCGACGCTCACCACGAGCGATTCCACCAGCGGGCGGCGGACCTTCCCCTTTCGCCACGACTTCGGGATCTGCGCGAGCATGGCGCCGCGCAGGAGGAGGATGCCGAGCACGCCGGCGAAGCTGAGCTGGAACCCGGCATCGAGCGCCGCCATCGGGTCCGCGGCGAGGATGACGAGGGCGGCGGCGCACACCATCGGCAGCTTGGCGGCCGGGCGCTGGAGAAGGACGCTCAGCAGCGCCAGCGCGACCATGATCCCGGATCGCACGGCGGACGCGGGCGCGCCGATCACCGCCAGGTAGACCGCGACCAGGCTTATGGTGAGCCACACGCCCGCCCGCCGCGGCACCCGCGCGACGCGCCCCAGCACCAGCAGGACCGCCGCGATCAGCGCCACGTGCCCGCCGGAGATGGCGAGCAGGTGCACCAGCCCGGACTGCGCGAAGCGCTGCTTCAGTCCCGCGTCCAGCGTCTCGCGGCGGCCGAGCAGCAGCGCGTCGGCCAGCGGCCCGTTGCGTCCGAAGAGCTGGTGCAGCTCCGCCTCCACCGCTCCCCGCATCACCAGCAGCGGGTGGCGGACGAGCGACGGCGGCTCGCGTACGCGGACCTCGCGCGCGAAGATCAGCCCTGCATAGGCCGGGTCGCGCGGCCAGGCGCTGGGCACGACCGGCGCCTGCATCTTCGCCCACTCTCCGCGAATCTCCAGCATGGTTCCCGCGCGCATCGCCCGTGTGCCGCGCGGGAGGCTCACGCGCAGCTCGCCCTCGCAACGCGCCACGGGGCCGCGGCGCGTCCGCACGTCCTCCACGCGCACGGGAAGCGTCGGCACCTTGCCGCCGGGCCCGCGCGTGGGCAGCAGGTCGGCCGCGAGGGCGCCACGGAGCGTCAGCTTGGCACCGTCCGCCAGCGTCGCGCGGCAGTCCGCCGCCGCATCCGCCCGCGATTGCGCCCCCATGCCCGCCCCCGCGAGCACCAGCGAGGCCAGGAGGAACTTGTGGATGGCGTTCGCCTCCAGCTTCCTCCCGAGCATGCCTGGCGCCGCGGCCATCGCGATGAGACCGGCGCCGGCGAAGATCGCGAAGACGACCGGCGGACCGCCGAAACGTAGACCCGGCAGCACGCCGCAGAGGAACGCGAGGAACGCCGCGACGAGCGGAAGTGTGAGCGCGTCCATCGCGTGAAATGGGAGAGGATCAGATGGGGAGGAGCGGGACGGCGGAGAGGATAGCGCAAATGGACGGAGAGCACAACCCTTTCGGGCCGCAGGGTAGGTTCCGCGGAATGCGGATGCAACGCAGAACCGCCCCGGCGGACGAATCCACCGGGGCGGCTCACCTGAAACTTCGGGCCTGCTTCCGTCTACTTGCGGAACACGCCGGCGGCGAGCAGCAGGCTGATCACGAGGCAGGGCACGGAGAAGCCGACCAGGAAATCCCGGACGTTCACCGCCGATCCGCCGAACATCCCCATCCGCGTCACCAGCCAGCCGGACCCGATCGCAAGCAGGCCGATGACCAGCAGCGTCCTCGATCCGGCGGACATCGCGGTGCGTTGCATAAGGTCGTCTCCTCTCGTCATGCGTTCGTGTCGTTCCAACGCTACTGGTAGCGCGGCTTGTAGAGCGCCGCGTCGATGGCGGCCCAGATGTGGATGATCCATCCCAGCGTGCCCAGGCTGATGACCCACAGGATCACGCCGGCGATGACCATGAAGATCGCCTTGCCGACGCGGCCCTGGATGAGCTGCCCGAGGCCGGGAAGGAAGAAGCTCGCCAGCGCGGCGATCACGTTTTCGGCAGAGGCGGGTCCGGGCATGATCTCTCTCCATTTGCGAAGGGTCGGAACGGTTTCTTCGCGCACTACGAGCCGTCCGCGAAAAAGTGTCAGCGCCGTACGACACTCCGCATCTTCCCTCCAGAACGCGACGAGGGAGCCCGCCGTCGGCTCCCTCGTTCTCCTTCGTGCTGCGCCGTGCGATGCGTCAGGCGCAGTCGCAGGTCATCTCGCCGTGCAGCGTGCAGCCGATGGCCTCGGTCGGCAAGCACGCCCACACGCAGCTCTGCTCGGCACGGGTGCACACCGCTCCCCCCGTTGCGGCGGCCGCGGCCGCAGGGGTGAAGCTCACCGGCATTGCCGGCTCGAAAGTGCTGACTTCCAGCGCGTTGACGTCGAGCTTCATCAGTCTCATGGCTCCTCCAGATGGTGGGGGTGAGTACGAGATGCGAGCGCCCAAGCGGAGCAGGCCGGATCACGTACCTGGAGAGAATCACATCTGCCGAAGTCCATCATCCCACCGACAGATTGCGCCATCTCAATCAACCAGGCAATCAGGCGTACCTAACATCTCCGCGAAATGAGAGCATTCGCACGCAACAAAAGAGCCTTTCGGCGGCGGCGGCGCAACCCCGGACCAGAAAGCCTCCATCGATGGATGCGCGAAGGGGCGGCTCCTCGCGAAACCGCCCCTTCGTCTGCCGATGCGGAGCCCTCCGACCGATGCCAGCTCAGGCGACGGCACCCACCGCGGCTTCCAGCATCTCGCCCGCGAAGGTCGCGCCGGAGGTGCCGGTGATGCGTACCTCGGTGAAGGTGCCGATCATCTCCGCGGGCCCTTCGAAGGTCACCACCTTGTTGCCTTCCGTACGGCCCTGGAGCCCGCCGCGGCGGCCTTCCTTCTCCACCAGCACCTCGACGATGCGGCCGACCTCGGATGCGTTGATCTCCATCTGGATCTCGCGGTGCAGCAAGATCAAGCCCTCCAGGCGCGCCTGGCCCACCTCGTCGGGCACGAACTGGTCGGCGGGCAGGCGGGTGGCCGGGGTGCCGTCGCGCAGCGAGTACTTGTAGAGGTACGCGTCGTCGTAGCGCACGGCGCGCATCAGGTCGAGCGTCGCCTGGTACTCCTCTTCCGTCTCGCCGGGGAAGCCCACGATCACGTCGGTGGAGAGGGCGATGCCGGGGATGGCGTCGCGCACCCACGCGATCTTCTCCATGTACTCCTCCACCGTGTACCGGCGAAGCATCCGCTTGAGTGTGCGATTGCTGCCGGACTGCACGGGAAGGTGGAGCTGCTTGCAGACGGTGGGCTCCGTCGCCATCACCTCCACCAGCTCGCGGGTGAAGTCGTTGGGATGCGGCGACGTGAAGCGCACACGGCGGATGCCCGGCACGCGCGCCACCTCGCGCAGCAGGCGCGGGAAGTTCCAGTCGCCGTGCTCGTACGAGTTCACGGTCTGGCCCAGCAGCGTCACCTCGGGCACGCCCTCGTCAGCCAGGCGTCGCACCTCGGCCAGGATCTGCTGCGGGTCGCGGTTCTTCTCGTCGCCGCGCACGTACGGGACGATGCAGTACGTGCAGCGGTAGTTGCAGCCGCGCTGGACCGGCACCCACGCGGAGACGCCGGACGTGCGGCGCGCCTCCACGCCCTC is a window of Longimicrobiaceae bacterium DNA encoding:
- a CDS encoding DNA internalization-related competence protein ComEC/Rec2; translation: MDALTLPLVAAFLAFLCGVLPGLRFGGPPVVFAIFAGAGLIAMAAAPGMLGRKLEANAIHKFLLASLVLAGAGMGAQSRADAAADCRATLADGAKLTLRGALAADLLPTRGPGGKVPTLPVRVEDVRTRRGPVARCEGELRVSLPRGTRAMRAGTMLEIRGEWAKMQAPVVPSAWPRDPAYAGLIFAREVRVREPPSLVRHPLLVMRGAVEAELHQLFGRNGPLADALLLGRRETLDAGLKQRFAQSGLVHLLAISGGHVALIAAVLLVLGRVARVPRRAGVWLTISLVAVYLAVIGAPASAVRSGIMVALALLSVLLQRPAAKLPMVCAAALVILAADPMAALDAGFQLSFAGVLGILLLRGAMLAQIPKSWRKGKVRRPLVESLVVSVAAFLATAPVVASQFGQVAPISILANLPAIPLTSLALVGVGAAALVEPVCPPLARLLADGTGMALDLLNRVVDLAAAVPWGHAEVSPPQWPLWAAVALVCLLSLDLAGALRPRVRWAVALSAACSAFLAFPVFAAGADDGLELDFIDVGQGDAIALRTPAGRWILVDAGPRDERMDAGEKRVLPFLRARGVERLEAIVLTHPHADHIGGAPAVMRALPVGRLIEPGLAVGSPLYLETLETAQERGVVWTAARQGRTLTVDGVRLDFVWPAAETLDVATDANEISAVIHLRYGSFTALLTGDAEAPAEHEMVRRYGAGLRSQVLKSGHHGSSTSSSEELLDAVRPDLAVISAGLRNRYGHPDRVILDRYARRGIAVARTDRGGTVTVRVPGDGTHGYTREGG
- the miaB gene encoding tRNA (N6-isopentenyl adenosine(37)-C2)-methylthiotransferase MiaB, coding for MAQKKAFIETYGCQMNVSDSELMHGILAEQGYVATDTPDDADVILVNTCAIRDHAEQRVIGRVGQLQQFKQQRPDVVIGVTGCMAQRLGEKLLTQAGGVDLVMGADSYRQLPEKLAQLRPSAAAPSRALPVVGFGTTPASKGLTVLGFDPHENYEGVEARRTSGVSAWVPVQRGCNYRCTYCIVPYVRGDEKNRDPQQILAEVRRLADEGVPEVTLLGQTVNSYEHGDWNFPRLLREVARVPGIRRVRFTSPHPNDFTRELVEVMATEPTVCKQLHLPVQSGSNRTLKRMLRRYTVEEYMEKIAWVRDAIPGIALSTDVIVGFPGETEEEYQATLDLMRAVRYDDAYLYKYSLRDGTPATRLPADQFVPDEVGQARLEGLILLHREIQMEINASEVGRIVEVLVEKEGRRGGLQGRTEGNKVVTFEGPAEMIGTFTEVRITGTSGATFAGEMLEAAVGAVA